One segment of Nostoc sp. UHCC 0302 DNA contains the following:
- the ssuC gene encoding aliphatic sulfonate ABC transporter permease SsuC, with the protein MKKSRFSQLGFRQLKPWIVPIVLIILWQILVKSGWLSTRVLPAPSDVILAGIRLARSGELWRNLIISTIRAVIGFLLGGSIGFGLGLLNGLARPAEEYLDTSVQMIRNIPHLALIPLVILWFGIGEEAKIFLVALGVFFPIYLNTFHGVRTVDPELIEMAKSYGLHGWSLFKRVIFPGALGSIIVGLRYALGIMWLTLIVAETITLDSGIGYMAMNAREFMQTDVVVLSILLYALLGKLADVAAKALEKKWLRWDSNYQAA; encoded by the coding sequence ATGAAAAAAAGCCGATTTTCTCAACTAGGGTTTCGGCAGCTAAAACCTTGGATTGTGCCGATTGTTCTAATTATTCTTTGGCAAATACTGGTGAAATCCGGTTGGCTTTCTACAAGAGTATTGCCTGCGCCTTCTGATGTAATACTTGCAGGAATTCGTTTAGCCCGTTCTGGGGAACTATGGCGAAACTTGATTATCAGTACAATCCGAGCTGTGATCGGATTTTTGCTGGGAGGTAGTATTGGGTTTGGTTTAGGATTACTGAATGGATTGGCTCGTCCAGCAGAAGAGTATTTGGACACTTCAGTGCAGATGATTCGGAATATTCCTCACTTAGCGTTAATTCCACTTGTAATTCTGTGGTTTGGCATTGGCGAAGAAGCTAAGATTTTCCTTGTGGCATTGGGAGTGTTCTTTCCGATCTATCTCAATACCTTTCATGGAGTTCGCACGGTCGATCCAGAACTGATTGAAATGGCGAAATCCTACGGCTTGCATGGCTGGTCTTTATTTAAGCGAGTCATTTTCCCAGGCGCATTGGGTTCGATTATCGTTGGTTTGCGTTATGCCTTGGGAATTATGTGGCTAACCTTGATTGTTGCTGAAACAATCACACTTGACTCTGGCATTGGGTATATGGCAATGAACGCTCGTGAGTTTATGCAAACCGATGTCGTTGTCTTGAGCATTTTGCTTTATGCTTTGTTGGGCAAGTTAGCAGATGTCGCTGCCAAAGCTTTAGAAAAAAAATGGTTAAGGTGGGACTCTAATTACCAAGCTGCCTAA
- a CDS encoding ATP-binding cassette domain-containing protein produces MVLLQGAEVKVMGLTKTYGSNQVLQSLDLEIVPGEFIAIVGRSGGGKSTLLRMIAGFEHPSDGGVLIDGQPLRGRNRNARTMFQNARLLPWENVLGNVGLGLNKKDWRQKAEKALEQVGLKEKAKDWPTVLSGGQKQRVALARALVREPRLLMLDEPLGALDAMTRIEMQRLIEKIWQEQKFSAFLITHDVDEAVTLADRIILIEDGRVTMDQRISLLRPRKRKDPEFIALAEEILERVMGDEAGLINGEGEKVQQLVHT; encoded by the coding sequence ATGGTACTTCTACAAGGCGCAGAGGTAAAAGTGATGGGTCTGACAAAGACCTATGGTAGTAATCAGGTATTGCAGAGTCTTGATTTAGAGATAGTACCAGGAGAGTTTATTGCGATCGTTGGACGCAGTGGTGGCGGTAAAAGCACACTTCTGCGGATGATAGCTGGGTTTGAACATCCCAGTGATGGTGGAGTTTTAATCGACGGGCAACCACTGCGCGGGCGTAATCGCAATGCGCGAACAATGTTCCAAAATGCCCGCCTCTTGCCGTGGGAGAATGTTCTAGGAAACGTGGGATTAGGATTGAACAAAAAAGACTGGCGGCAAAAGGCAGAGAAGGCATTAGAGCAAGTAGGTTTAAAAGAAAAAGCTAAGGATTGGCCGACCGTTCTTTCAGGAGGACAAAAGCAGCGAGTGGCACTCGCTAGGGCTTTAGTCAGAGAGCCGCGCTTATTAATGTTAGATGAACCGCTTGGTGCTTTGGATGCTATGACTCGCATTGAGATGCAGCGACTAATTGAAAAAATCTGGCAGGAACAAAAATTTTCGGCGTTTTTAATTACTCATGATGTGGATGAAGCGGTAACGCTAGCTGATCGCATAATACTCATTGAAGATGGTAGAGTCACAATGGATCAGCGCATATCACTACTACGTCCTCGCAAACGCAAAGACCCAGAATTTATCGCTCTGGCAGAAGAAATCTTAGAGCGGGTTATGGGTGATGAAGCAGGTCTAATTAATGGAGAAGGAGAAAAAGTTCAACAGTTAGTACACACCTAA
- the ssuD gene encoding FMNH2-dependent alkanesulfonate monooxygenase codes for MELFWFIPTYSDGRYLGTATGGRTATYPYLRQIAQAVDHLGYTGALLPTGRSCEDAWIIASSLIAVTQQMRFLVAIRPGLSSPGMAARMAATLDRISNGRLLINVVTGGDPVELAGDGVHLNHTARYELTDEFLSIWRAIMAGEEANFSGEYFQVKGGKLLFPPVQKPYPPLWFGGSSQIAQQIAANHIDVYLTWGEPPQQVAEKINAVRKLAAEQGRTLRFGIRLHIIVRETESEAWDAANDLIKYVDEEAIAKAQKVYARLDSVGQRRMTQLHSGSREALEVSPNLWAGVGLVRGGAGTALVGDPDTVTARILEYAELGIETFILSGYPHLEEASRVAELLFPRLPLANLHSTAQQHVLSPFGEIVANQDFPKQQPTAQGASR; via the coding sequence ATGGAATTATTTTGGTTTATTCCAACCTACAGTGACGGGCGCTATCTCGGAACGGCAACAGGAGGGCGTACTGCTACTTATCCATACTTGCGTCAAATCGCTCAAGCTGTCGATCATTTAGGCTATACGGGTGCTTTACTTCCCACAGGACGCTCATGTGAAGACGCTTGGATTATCGCATCGTCCTTAATTGCAGTAACTCAACAGATGCGTTTTTTAGTAGCAATTCGTCCAGGGCTGTCGTCTCCTGGCATGGCAGCACGGATGGCAGCTACACTTGACCGCATATCCAATGGGCGCTTGCTGATAAATGTTGTGACGGGAGGCGATCCGGTGGAATTAGCTGGAGATGGGGTTCATCTTAACCACACAGCCCGGTATGAGTTGACAGATGAGTTTCTGTCCATTTGGCGAGCAATTATGGCTGGTGAAGAAGCCAACTTCAGCGGTGAATATTTCCAAGTCAAAGGCGGTAAGCTACTTTTTCCTCCTGTACAAAAGCCTTATCCTCCTTTATGGTTTGGCGGATCATCACAAATTGCCCAGCAAATTGCAGCTAACCACATTGATGTGTATCTGACTTGGGGAGAACCACCGCAGCAGGTAGCTGAGAAAATTAACGCAGTTCGGAAGTTAGCGGCCGAACAAGGTAGAACTTTACGTTTTGGGATTCGTTTACATATCATTGTGCGGGAAACCGAGAGCGAAGCCTGGGATGCTGCCAACGACTTAATTAAATATGTCGATGAAGAAGCGATCGCCAAAGCTCAAAAAGTTTATGCTCGTTTAGATTCCGTTGGGCAACGCCGGATGACGCAACTCCACAGTGGGAGTCGTGAGGCACTAGAAGTCAGCCCTAATCTCTGGGCAGGAGTTGGGCTGGTGCGGGGTGGCGCAGGTACAGCCTTAGTAGGAGACCCCGATACTGTCACTGCAAGGATATTAGAATACGCCGAACTGGGAATTGAAACTTTTATTCTTTCGGGATATCCGCATTTAGAAGAAGCTTCTCGAGTCGCTGAATTGCTCTTTCCCCGCTTACCGCTTGCGAATTTACATAGTACAGCACAACAACACGTATTAAGTCCTTTTGGTGAAATTGTCGCTAACCAAGATTTTCCTAAACAACAACCTACCGCGCAAGGAGCTTCAAGATGA
- a CDS encoding formylglycine-generating enzyme family protein, whose product MTPAFATSVNPCPPEMAMIPGGIFTMGSDNSGFIEELPAQEVKINSFCIDKYEVTNSQFAEFVKATGYVTVAERPLSKELFPELSDEQRLPGSLVFAIVQPGAKQLSWWHWQTGANWRHPFGRKSELAQPTAGIAHQDNYPVVHIAYEDAVAYAQWAGKSLPTEAQWEHAARGGLNGATYDWGDQYSEKKANTWQGIFPFFNTKKDGYTGIAPVGSFPPNGYGLYDMTGNVWELTSDWFMPVHNHKNHSINPTGTEQSFDPNKPTEKALHVIKGGSYLCAPNYCSRFRPAARESQAPDTGTTHIGFRLVKNLTIERMKNEV is encoded by the coding sequence ATTACTCCCGCCTTTGCCACTAGCGTAAATCCCTGTCCCCCAGAAATGGCAATGATTCCAGGTGGGATATTCACAATGGGGTCAGATAATTCTGGTTTCATAGAAGAACTTCCAGCTCAAGAGGTAAAAATTAATTCATTTTGTATCGATAAGTATGAAGTAACAAATTCACAATTTGCAGAGTTTGTCAAAGCAACAGGTTATGTAACAGTTGCAGAGCGTCCTTTATCAAAGGAACTGTTTCCTGAATTATCAGATGAGCAGAGATTACCCGGTTCCTTAGTTTTTGCAATAGTACAACCAGGAGCAAAACAACTCAGTTGGTGGCATTGGCAGACTGGGGCGAATTGGCGACATCCATTTGGAAGAAAAAGTGAGTTGGCGCAGCCCACCGCAGGTATCGCACATCAAGACAACTATCCAGTCGTTCATATTGCCTACGAAGATGCTGTAGCTTACGCCCAATGGGCAGGAAAATCACTACCCACTGAAGCCCAGTGGGAACACGCCGCCCGTGGTGGGTTAAATGGTGCAACTTATGATTGGGGTGACCAGTATTCTGAGAAAAAAGCTAACACCTGGCAAGGAATCTTTCCCTTTTTCAATACCAAAAAAGATGGTTATACGGGTATTGCCCCCGTTGGCTCTTTCCCACCCAACGGTTATGGCCTTTATGACATGACAGGTAATGTTTGGGAATTAACATCCGATTGGTTTATGCCAGTACACAACCATAAAAACCACAGTATTAATCCTACAGGTACAGAACAAAGTTTTGACCCCAACAAACCCACCGAGAAAGCCCTACACGTCATTAAAGGTGGCTCTTATTTGTGTGCGCCTAACTATTGCAGCCGCTTCCGTCCAGCTGCACGAGAATCTCAAGCGCCTGATACGGGAACCACTCATATCGGATTTCGCTTAGTGAAGAACCTGACGATAGAAAGGATGAAGAATGAAGTTTGA
- a CDS encoding FAD/NAD(P)-binding protein, with protein MNPSFLTAHTPTTIAIVGGGFSGSLVATHLLKTASQPLTIKLIERSEQIGKGIAYSTDTNCHLLNVSAGNMSAFAHDPGHLLRWLQHNRDELTAFFSEEVNASTFIPRKVYGLYIQSVLAEAEATAPSDVRLERLTDEVVGVQPEEKGAMISLRSGRCFAADKVVLALGNSPSVPPAIQNANNNDDYLRNAWSADALAELDADAPVLLIGTGLTMVDMVLSLSDRQHRGKIYAVSRRGLFPLKHQAAQPYPCFLTLENSPKSVRSWLRRLRAEVEVAATQGYDWRAVIDSLRPMNQKIWQKLPTEEQQRFLRHLTPYWDVHRHRIAPKVADVVTQMLDSGQLTIAAGRIREYQALPDGVAVTVCQRKSQTNNILHVQRVVNCTGVAADYRRSPHPLITDLRSQKLIRPNAIGLGLDTDTHGALYAVDGNVSMLLYTLGTPRKGDLWETIAVPELRGQAQELSKALLQSLPVRVRSIPTMPLLSDGSAEIPQSTFLFRQFFDTATSSYTYLIGDQHTGDAVLVDPVLEQVDRDLESLDELGLKLRYCLETHLHADHITGAGKLRQKTGAQVIVPKNTVVTKADRSLVGGEILKVGSVIIETIFTPGHSASHIAYLVNKTHLLTGDALFIRGCGRTDFQGGDPGTLYDVVTQRLFTLPDDTLVYPAHDYKGRTVSTIGEEKRLNPRFSDRSRSQFITIMNNLKLSYPQKMNATVPANEYCGDFIPQGSLDTITNSVTDEEHKQIELTVMTNTEIYNDYFAMYI; from the coding sequence ATGAATCCTAGTTTTTTAACTGCCCATACTCCAACCACGATCGCTATTGTTGGCGGAGGTTTTAGTGGTTCTCTAGTCGCTACCCACCTATTGAAAACTGCCAGCCAACCCCTCACCATTAAACTGATTGAGCGCAGCGAGCAAATCGGCAAGGGAATTGCCTACAGCACAGATACCAACTGTCATTTGCTGAATGTATCGGCAGGCAACATGAGTGCATTTGCCCACGATCCAGGGCATTTGTTACGTTGGCTTCAGCACAACCGCGATGAGTTAACAGCATTTTTTTCAGAAGAAGTCAATGCCAGTACCTTCATACCTCGTAAGGTTTATGGTTTATACATTCAATCGGTTTTAGCAGAAGCAGAAGCCACAGCACCTAGTGATGTGCGACTAGAACGCTTGACCGATGAAGTGGTAGGAGTACAGCCTGAAGAAAAAGGCGCAATGATTTCTCTACGTAGTGGTCGCTGTTTTGCCGCAGACAAAGTTGTGTTGGCATTGGGGAATTCACCTTCTGTACCCCCCGCCATACAAAACGCCAACAATAATGATGATTATCTACGGAATGCTTGGTCAGCCGATGCCCTAGCAGAGCTTGATGCTGATGCGCCTGTGTTGCTAATTGGTACAGGACTGACGATGGTGGATATGGTTTTATCTCTGAGCGATCGCCAACATCGGGGTAAAATTTATGCTGTGTCCCGACGGGGATTATTTCCCCTCAAACATCAAGCGGCTCAACCTTATCCCTGCTTCTTGACGCTAGAAAATTCACCAAAGAGTGTGCGCTCCTGGTTACGTCGGCTGCGTGCCGAGGTGGAAGTTGCGGCTACCCAAGGCTACGACTGGCGAGCAGTAATTGATTCTCTGCGTCCGATGAATCAGAAAATCTGGCAAAAACTACCGACCGAGGAACAGCAGCGTTTTTTGCGTCATCTGACACCCTATTGGGATGTGCATCGTCACCGTATTGCCCCAAAAGTGGCCGATGTTGTAACCCAAATGCTGGATTCTGGTCAACTCACCATTGCCGCCGGACGAATTCGAGAATATCAAGCTTTGCCGGACGGTGTGGCAGTGACCGTGTGCCAGCGCAAAAGCCAAACTAATAATATCTTGCACGTTCAAAGAGTGGTGAATTGTACAGGGGTAGCAGCAGATTATCGCCGATCACCTCATCCTTTGATTACTGATTTGCGATCGCAAAAATTAATTCGCCCTAATGCCATCGGTTTAGGATTAGATACAGATACCCACGGTGCTTTATATGCAGTAGACGGTAACGTTTCGATGCTGCTTTATACCTTGGGAACCCCGCGCAAGGGCGACTTGTGGGAAACTATCGCTGTACCAGAATTACGGGGACAGGCACAGGAATTATCTAAGGCGTTGTTGCAGTCGCTACCAGTGCGTGTGCGGAGTATTCCGACGATGCCTTTGTTAAGTGATGGCAGTGCAGAGATCCCGCAGTCAACTTTCCTATTTCGGCAATTTTTTGACACTGCAACGAGTAGTTATACTTACTTAATAGGCGATCAGCACACAGGAGATGCTGTTCTAGTTGATCCTGTATTAGAGCAAGTTGATCGCGATTTGGAATCATTGGATGAATTGGGATTAAAGCTACGCTACTGTCTAGAAACTCACCTTCATGCCGATCACATTACAGGGGCAGGCAAACTCAGGCAAAAAACAGGCGCTCAGGTGATTGTTCCCAAAAATACTGTTGTGACAAAAGCCGATCGCTCCCTTGTCGGTGGCGAAATTCTAAAGGTAGGGTCGGTAATCATCGAAACAATTTTCACACCAGGACACAGCGCCAGTCACATAGCATATTTGGTGAACAAAACCCATTTGTTAACTGGTGATGCCTTATTTATTCGTGGTTGTGGACGCACAGATTTTCAGGGAGGTGATCCTGGAACTTTATACGATGTGGTAACACAACGCTTATTTACCTTGCCAGATGATACCTTGGTATATCCTGCCCATGACTATAAAGGACGCACTGTTTCTACCATTGGCGAAGAAAAGCGGCTTAATCCCAGATTTAGCGATCGCAGTCGCAGCCAATTCATTACAATCATGAACAATCTTAAATTGAGTTATCCTCAGAAGATGAATGCAACAGTACCTGCGAATGAATACTGTGGAGATTTTATCCCTCAAGGAAGCTTAGACACTATTACGAATTCGGTAACAGATGAAGAACACAAACAAATAGAACTCACAGTTATGACTAATACAGAAATTTACAATGATTACTTTGCTATGTATATTTAG
- a CDS encoding arylsulfatase: MKFEFKHWNLFPKIAKAIVLSLLSTLLMVNGPALAATSEVLPLPLPEFKGKIGLTYKESQPDFPQPITAPAKAPNVLLVILDDVGFGQASTFGGPVDTPNLTHLAERGLRYNQFHTTALCSPTRAALLTGRNHHSVNTGVVEELATGYPGYTTILPKSAATVAEILRQNGYNTAAFGKWHNTPDYETSAAGPFDRWPTGLGFEHFYGFLGGDTNQWSPALIENTKRVDKPNKPDYHLTPDLVDHAIAWIRNQQSIAPEKPFFGYLATGATHAPHHAPREWIDKYKGKFDQGWDKLREESFARQKQLGVIPANAQLTPRPQELPAWDSLSAEQQKLYAHMAEVFAGFLGHTDYEVGRLINAIDQLGELDNTLVIYVVGDNGASAEGGLTGSVNELQVFNGVPENLQQLLAAYDDLGSPKTFNHFPAAWAWAVNTPFQWTKQIASHFGGTRNPLVISWGANIKDQGGIRSQFHHVIDITPTILEVAGITVPKEVNGVKQQPIEGTSLAYTFGQADALSHRQTQYFEMLGNRAIYDRGWVAAARHGRLPWERQVKGNFDTDKWELYNIAEDFSEANNLAKENPEKLEKLQKLFLKEAQKHNVLPLDDRIVERFDVKIRPSLTRGRTTFTYYPGTVGIPEGSAPNLKNRSFSITANVEIPENGAEGVLLTQGGRFAGWSFFLADGKPTYAYNYTNTAHYIIQSREKLLPGKSTIRFNFDYDGGVGAGGIGKLFINDQQVAEGRVDKTIAYRLALDETFDVGRDTGTPVVDTYQAPFAFTGNLQQVSLELK, from the coding sequence ATGAAGTTTGAATTCAAGCACTGGAATTTGTTTCCAAAAATTGCCAAGGCGATCGTTTTATCTTTGCTCAGCACTTTGTTGATGGTCAATGGCCCCGCCCTAGCAGCTACATCTGAGGTTTTACCCTTGCCCTTGCCAGAGTTTAAGGGTAAAATCGGCCTCACCTACAAAGAATCACAACCAGACTTTCCCCAACCTATCACTGCCCCAGCCAAAGCACCCAACGTCTTGCTAGTAATTCTCGATGATGTGGGCTTTGGACAAGCCAGTACCTTTGGCGGCCCGGTAGACACTCCAAATTTGACGCACCTAGCCGAAAGAGGATTACGTTACAACCAATTTCACACCACAGCCCTGTGTTCGCCTACCAGGGCAGCTTTGTTAACTGGACGCAACCACCATTCAGTCAATACAGGTGTAGTTGAGGAATTAGCTACAGGTTATCCTGGCTACACAACGATTTTGCCCAAGAGTGCTGCCACGGTTGCCGAAATACTGCGACAAAATGGCTATAACACAGCTGCTTTCGGTAAATGGCATAACACTCCAGACTATGAAACTAGTGCAGCCGGGCCTTTTGATCGCTGGCCTACAGGATTGGGATTTGAGCACTTTTACGGCTTCCTTGGTGGTGATACTAACCAGTGGAGTCCGGCTTTAATAGAAAATACTAAACGTGTAGACAAACCCAACAAGCCAGATTATCATCTGACTCCTGACTTAGTAGACCATGCGATCGCCTGGATTCGCAACCAACAATCCATTGCTCCAGAAAAACCCTTTTTCGGCTATCTTGCCACCGGCGCTACCCATGCACCTCACCACGCCCCCAGAGAGTGGATTGATAAATACAAAGGCAAATTTGACCAAGGCTGGGATAAATTACGCGAAGAAAGCTTTGCTCGTCAAAAACAACTGGGTGTAATTCCTGCCAATGCCCAACTCACCCCCCGTCCCCAAGAACTGCCAGCGTGGGATTCCCTCTCAGCAGAACAGCAAAAACTCTATGCCCACATGGCCGAAGTATTTGCTGGATTTTTAGGTCATACAGATTATGAAGTAGGTAGGCTAATTAATGCCATTGACCAACTGGGTGAACTGGATAACACCTTAGTAATTTACGTTGTCGGAGATAACGGTGCTAGTGCAGAAGGCGGATTAACAGGTAGCGTCAACGAACTCCAAGTTTTCAATGGTGTACCTGAAAATCTGCAACAACTACTAGCTGCCTATGATGACTTGGGTAGCCCCAAAACATTCAACCATTTTCCTGCTGCTTGGGCATGGGCAGTTAACACTCCCTTCCAATGGACAAAGCAAATCGCCTCTCACTTTGGCGGCACTCGCAACCCCTTGGTAATTTCCTGGGGCGCAAATATTAAAGACCAAGGAGGCATCCGTAGCCAATTCCATCATGTCATTGACATTACCCCCACTATTTTAGAAGTAGCGGGAATTACTGTCCCGAAAGAAGTGAATGGTGTCAAGCAGCAACCAATTGAAGGCACTAGCCTTGCTTATACCTTTGGCCAAGCTGACGCTCTCTCCCATCGCCAAACCCAGTATTTCGAGATGCTGGGCAACCGAGCCATTTACGATCGCGGTTGGGTAGCGGCGGCGCGTCATGGTCGCTTACCTTGGGAACGGCAAGTAAAAGGCAACTTTGATACAGATAAGTGGGAACTGTATAACATTGCCGAAGATTTTAGCGAGGCGAATAATCTAGCCAAGGAAAACCCAGAGAAGCTAGAAAAACTGCAAAAGTTGTTTTTAAAAGAAGCCCAGAAGCATAACGTCTTACCACTAGACGATCGCATTGTTGAAAGGTTTGATGTTAAAATTCGTCCCAGCCTCACCAGAGGACGCACAACATTCACCTACTATCCAGGTACAGTTGGCATTCCCGAAGGTAGCGCTCCAAATCTCAAAAATCGTTCCTTCAGTATTACAGCTAATGTAGAAATTCCAGAAAATGGGGCAGAAGGTGTCCTGTTGACTCAAGGCGGCCGCTTTGCTGGTTGGAGTTTTTTCCTTGCGGATGGCAAGCCTACCTACGCCTATAACTATACCAATACAGCCCACTACATCATCCAATCAAGAGAAAAATTGCTTCCGGGTAAATCTACAATCCGGTTCAACTTTGATTATGACGGTGGTGTAGGTGCAGGTGGCATCGGCAAACTATTCATCAATGACCAGCAGGTAGCAGAGGGTCGAGTTGATAAAACCATCGCTTACCGTTTAGCCCTAGACGAAACCTTTGATGTTGGGAGAGACACAGGTACTCCCGTTGTTGACACCTATCAAGCACCGTTTGCCTTCACTGGTAACTTACAACAAGTCAGCCTGGAGTTGAAGTAA
- a CDS encoding sulfonate ABC transporter substrate-binding protein, whose translation MPSFSIGQDPEKVVRIGHQKFGSLSLLRAKGDLEEKLKSMGLSVRWNQFPAGPQLLEALNAGQLDFGHAGETPPISAQAAGAPLLYVASSPPNPKGEAILVPKDSQIRNIADLKGKKVALNKGSNVHYLVVQALAKANLKYTDIQPVFIPPADARAAFEQKEVDAWAIWDPYFAAAQQATGARILTDATNIVENREFLFASQSFAKNHSDRLKVVLEEIEKVDEWAKSRPEEVAQILSPLIGIDTGVLEQVAKRRAYGLELITEEVVAYQQRLADTFYRLKLVPKKIDVSQVAMVSDHQPN comes from the coding sequence ATGCCGTCATTTAGCATAGGTCAAGACCCAGAAAAAGTAGTTCGTATTGGTCATCAGAAGTTTGGTTCTCTGAGTCTTTTAAGGGCAAAGGGAGATTTAGAGGAAAAGTTGAAATCAATGGGTTTGTCGGTGCGATGGAATCAATTTCCAGCTGGGCCTCAACTCTTAGAAGCTTTGAATGCTGGTCAGCTTGACTTTGGACACGCAGGAGAAACACCTCCTATATCTGCTCAAGCAGCTGGGGCGCCTTTGCTTTATGTTGCCAGTTCGCCTCCTAATCCAAAAGGCGAAGCAATTCTAGTCCCAAAAGATTCTCAAATTCGCAATATTGCTGACCTAAAAGGTAAAAAAGTTGCCTTAAATAAAGGCTCAAATGTCCATTATCTAGTTGTACAAGCATTGGCAAAAGCTAATTTGAAATATACCGATATTCAACCAGTCTTTATTCCTCCAGCTGATGCTAGAGCAGCATTTGAGCAAAAAGAAGTAGATGCTTGGGCGATTTGGGATCCATATTTTGCTGCTGCCCAACAAGCTACAGGGGCGCGAATACTTACAGATGCTACAAATATAGTCGAAAATCGGGAGTTCCTTTTTGCTTCTCAAAGCTTTGCCAAGAACCACTCTGACCGCCTGAAAGTTGTTTTAGAGGAAATCGAAAAAGTAGATGAATGGGCAAAATCTAGACCAGAAGAAGTTGCACAAATACTCTCACCTTTAATTGGGATTGATACTGGTGTTTTAGAGCAGGTAGCAAAAAGAAGAGCTTATGGCTTAGAGCTAATTACCGAGGAAGTTGTTGCTTATCAACAAAGGCTTGCTGATACTTTTTATCGTCTGAAATTGGTTCCTAAAAAAATTGATGTCAGTCAAGTAGCTATGGTATCCGATCATCAGCCTAATTAA
- a CDS encoding bile acid:sodium symporter has protein sequence MNEILVIIDKLALFTFIVFTMLGAGLSLTIQQIWEPLRSPRLVILSLLTNFVLVPVFVYLLVQIVPLSEGLKDGLLIMAVASGPPALPKLAQIVKGNIAFSVGLMILLMLGTIFYMPMVLPLVVQGVQINSWDIAKPLLMMMVIPLVIGLSIKNQFAAIVPTIQPILSKLSNAGLLLGLAVRLIIHTTDIIGLLQTGAIFVCAVFIVFSFSVGYLLGGPSIDTQRVLGVGTAQRNFAAALLVGTSNFDDPSVVSIIMVTSILMMIVVLIAGPKFIELNQGTGVEIEQVEG, from the coding sequence ATGAATGAAATATTAGTAATAATCGACAAACTTGCATTATTCACATTTATTGTGTTCACTATGTTAGGTGCAGGTTTAAGCCTAACAATACAACAAATTTGGGAACCACTCCGCAGCCCCAGGCTTGTCATCTTGTCTTTGCTAACAAATTTTGTATTGGTGCCAGTTTTTGTCTATTTGCTGGTACAAATAGTGCCTCTGAGTGAAGGACTTAAAGATGGTTTACTCATCATGGCGGTTGCATCAGGCCCGCCAGCTTTGCCTAAACTTGCTCAAATAGTTAAGGGTAATATAGCCTTTTCTGTAGGATTAATGATATTGCTGATGCTTGGCACTATTTTTTATATGCCAATGGTACTGCCCTTAGTGGTGCAAGGTGTGCAAATTAACTCTTGGGATATTGCAAAACCCTTGTTAATGATGATGGTCATTCCCTTAGTAATTGGACTATCCATCAAAAACCAATTTGCAGCGATCGTTCCGACTATTCAGCCTATTTTATCCAAATTATCTAATGCAGGATTACTTTTAGGGTTGGCAGTCAGATTAATAATTCACACCACCGACATTATCGGTTTGTTACAAACAGGTGCAATCTTTGTTTGTGCGGTATTTATTGTCTTTTCCTTTAGTGTTGGTTATCTTTTAGGTGGGCCTAGTATTGACACTCAAAGAGTGCTAGGAGTCGGAACAGCCCAACGCAATTTTGCAGCAGCATTATTAGTAGGTACAAGTAATTTTGACGATCCCAGTGTGGTAAGCATTATCATGGTGACGAGTATTTTAATGATGATCGTAGTTCTAATCGCGGGGCCAAAGTTTATAGAACTAAACCAAGGAACGGGTGTAGAGATAGAGCAAGTAGAAGGTTGA